The following coding sequences lie in one Mycobacterium gordonae genomic window:
- a CDS encoding helix-turn-helix transcriptional regulator, which produces MFTVLLDTTDLGEAEEVVSASFGRIRMAAGEHGLPTRSRLQRSMVGSTSVDVAHFDYTFSYAMVPPERILLVRVHSGSIDARVERGAFQGFGAGQVGAFGAVAGESLIGMCRHTNADVYSLDRDLLSLVAADSPDPRDMVRLTGSVPISPAAGAQLVAALDHVRESVAVDPDAGRNPLVVSAAQRYVAASMLAAFPSTAELEPIAQDRRDSTPVLLRRAIAFIEDNADTDISLTDIAGAVYVTPRALQYMFRKHRDCTPMEYVRRVRLHQAHLDLVAGDQETVTVGGVARRWGFGHLGRFAVYYRQHYGESPHVTLRG; this is translated from the coding sequence ATGTTCACTGTCCTACTCGACACCACCGACCTCGGCGAGGCCGAGGAGGTTGTCAGCGCCAGCTTCGGGCGCATCCGGATGGCGGCGGGTGAGCACGGGCTACCGACCCGGAGTCGGCTGCAGCGGTCTATGGTCGGGTCGACGAGTGTCGATGTCGCCCACTTCGACTACACCTTCAGCTACGCCATGGTTCCCCCAGAGCGGATCCTGCTGGTCCGAGTCCATTCGGGCAGCATCGACGCCCGCGTCGAACGGGGTGCTTTCCAAGGATTCGGCGCGGGTCAGGTCGGGGCTTTCGGCGCCGTCGCGGGCGAGTCGCTGATCGGGATGTGCCGCCACACGAATGCCGACGTCTATTCCCTGGACCGGGATCTGCTCAGCCTCGTCGCGGCCGACTCGCCGGATCCCCGGGACATGGTGCGGCTCACCGGCTCGGTCCCGATATCCCCGGCTGCCGGCGCGCAGTTGGTCGCCGCGCTGGACCACGTGCGCGAATCGGTGGCTGTGGACCCGGACGCGGGCCGGAACCCGCTCGTCGTGAGTGCCGCGCAGCGTTACGTCGCGGCGAGCATGCTGGCCGCCTTCCCCAGCACCGCGGAGTTGGAGCCGATCGCCCAGGACCGACGCGACAGCACCCCGGTCCTGCTCAGACGCGCCATCGCGTTCATCGAAGACAACGCCGACACCGACATCTCGCTGACCGACATCGCGGGCGCGGTCTACGTCACTCCGCGGGCTTTGCAGTACATGTTCCGTAAACACCGTGACTGCACGCCGATGGAATACGTACGCCGCGTCCGCTTGCACCAAGCCCATCTCGACCTTGTCGCGGGGGACCAGGAAACGGTGACCGTGGGCGGCGTCGCGCGGCGATGGGGATTCGGGCAT
- a CDS encoding PE family protein: MSSSLFAAPDEFAAASSSLTSLGSSIREARAAAQGSTTWIAAAAEDEVSAAVATLFGGYAQQFQSLGAQVSLFHDQFVQALNGGGFLYATTEAAAASPLQAAAAAAAGVQDAINAPVQQFTGRPLFGPGTNGAPGTGQAGGPGGWLWGNGGDGGSGTPGTVASPAGGSGGAGGSAFLFGTGGHGGSGGTAYSGSGAVGGTGGNGGAGGLLFGGGGAGGVGGLGAAGSATAAAGMGGHGGAGGTSYQLCGAAGAGGAGGQGGPGYNPTADPMAAPGAAAGRGGPGGVGGVGGHAVGLFAAGGAGGVGGDGGMGGTGAQGAAGTQFASAGSGGIGGDGGTGGVGGAGGSGGFLGSAGAAASAGDGGRGGTGGLGGVGTSTSGGGSGGTGGRGGLSGGVGGTDGAGGDGGHGGSGGADGTGATAGAGGAGGAGAAATSGGPGYGGGGGGGGGGARVVSTGGGTASGSAIGGVGGIGGAGTTVAPGGVGGTGGNATLFASGAGSSVTGTATGGDGGVGGTSSATGGRGGNASVSASAGGTVTGTATGGVGGAGTSGSGGAGGSGYLFANSGGSASGTASGGIGGAGTTGGRGGNGGVARIGGYNGGTATGTATGGLGGAGATNGRGGSGGGGYIAARGAGTSVSAISTGGAGGAGSTGGIGGYGSYSSIRGYYGGAVTGSTATGGGGGAGLGGGRGGVGGGGTLFANGAGSSVSNSSATGGLGGAGTGSGNGGAGSLGRINAVGGGTVSDSATNGGAGGAGITNGSGGTGGESVFQANAGGTITTSTGTGGNGGSGTGSGNTGGNGGSADLTVPPPAVVTGDVIIGTPGANVP; encoded by the coding sequence ATGTCTTCTTCTCTGTTCGCCGCGCCCGACGAGTTTGCCGCAGCGTCTTCCAGCTTGACCAGCCTGGGGTCGTCGATCAGGGAGGCCCGCGCGGCAGCGCAGGGTTCGACGACGTGGATTGCGGCGGCTGCTGAGGATGAAGTCTCGGCGGCGGTCGCGACGTTGTTTGGTGGTTATGCCCAGCAGTTCCAATCGCTGGGTGCTCAGGTGTCGCTGTTTCATGACCAATTCGTGCAGGCGCTAAATGGCGGTGGGTTTTTGTATGCCACCACCGAGGCTGCCGCCGCGTCGCCGCTGCAAGCGGCCGCGGCGGCGGCTGCGGGGGTGCAAGACGCGATCAATGCGCCGGTCCAGCAGTTCACCGGGCGCCCGCTGTTCGGGCCAGGCACCAATGGGGCGCCGGGCACCGGGCAGGCCGGTGGGCCCGGTGGATGGTTGTGGGGCAACGGAGGCGATGGCGGGTCAGGCACGCCGGGTACAGTCGCCAGCCCCGCCGGCGGCAGTGGTGGCGCCGGTGGGTCGGCGTTCCTGTTCGGCACCGGTGGTCACGGCGGGTCCGGCGGGACCGCCTATTCGGGCAGCGGCGCGGTCGGCGGTACCGGAGGCAACGGGGGTGCTGGTGGGCTGCTGTTCGGCGGCGGCGGGGCCGGTGGTGTCGGTGGGCTGGGTGCGGCCGGTTCAGCAACAGCGGCGGCCGGCATGGGTGGTCATGGCGGGGCCGGCGGCACCAGCTATCAGCTGTGTGGAGCCGCCGGTGCCGGTGGTGCCGGTGGGCAGGGCGGACCCGGCTATAACCCGACCGCCGACCCGATGGCCGCGCCCGGTGCGGCTGCCGGCCGCGGCGGCCCGGGCGGGGTCGGTGGTGTCGGGGGCCACGCTGTCGGGCTGTTCGCGGCCGGCGGGGCCGGCGGTGTCGGCGGGGACGGTGGCATGGGTGGGACGGGCGCGCAGGGCGCCGCGGGCACGCAGTTCGCCAGCGCCGGTAGCGGCGGTATAGGCGGCGACGGCGGCACCGGTGGCGTCGGCGGAGCCGGTGGCTCGGGCGGATTCTTGGGGTCCGCTGGTGCCGCAGCTAGCGCCGGTGACGGCGGCAGGGGCGGCACCGGCGGGCTGGGCGGCGTCGGCACCTCGACGAGCGGGGGTGGGTCTGGCGGTACCGGCGGCAGGGGCGGCCTTTCTGGCGGCGTCGGTGGCACCGACGGTGCCGGCGGAGACGGCGGTCACGGCGGCAGCGGCGGGGCTGACGGTACGGGTGCGACCGCTGGCGCCGGCGGGGCCGGCGGCGCAGGCGCAGCAGCCACCAGCGGCGGGCCGGGCTACGGCGGTGGCGGCGGCGGTGGCGGCGGGGGCGCCAGGGTGGTGTCCACCGGCGGTGGCACGGCCAGCGGTAGCGCGATCGGCGGTGTCGGCGGCATCGGCGGCGCCGGTACCACCGTGGCGCCGGGCGGCGTTGGCGGTACCGGAGGCAACGCCACCCTCTTCGCCAGCGGGGCAGGCAGCTCCGTCACCGGAACTGCCACCGGCGGGGACGGCGGGGTCGGTGGAACCAGCTCCGCGACCGGCGGCCGCGGCGGCAACGCCAGCGTCAGCGCTAGCGCGGGTGGCACCGTCACTGGCACAGCCACCGGTGGCGTCGGGGGCGCGGGCACCAGTGGCAGCGGCGGCGCCGGCGGGAGCGGCTACCTATTTGCCAATTCAGGCGGCTCCGCCAGCGGGACCGCCAGCGGCGGCATCGGCGGCGCGGGCACCACCGGCGGCCGCGGCGGCAACGGAGGCGTCGCCCGGATCGGCGGTTATAACGGCGGCACCGCCACTGGAACGGCCACCGGCGGCCTCGGCGGTGCGGGCGCCACCAACGGCCGCGGCGGTTCCGGCGGCGGTGGCTACATCGCCGCCAGGGGCGCGGGCACCTCCGTCAGCGCCATCTCCACGGGCGGCGCCGGCGGCGCGGGCTCCACCGGCGGCATCGGCGGCTACGGAAGCTACAGCTCCATCAGAGGCTATTACGGCGGCGCCGTCACTGGCAGCACGGCGACGGGCGGCGGCGGTGGGGCGGGCCTCGGTGGCGGCCGCGGCGGCGTAGGGGGCGGCGGCACCCTCTTCGCTAATGGGGCGGGCAGCTCCGTCAGTAATAGCTCGGCAACCGGCGGGCTCGGCGGGGCCGGTACCGGCAGCGGCAACGGCGGCGCCGGAAGCCTCGGCCGAATCAATGCCGTCGGGGGTGGCACGGTCAGTGACAGCGCCACCAACGGCGGGGCCGGCGGTGCCGGCATTACCAACGGCAGCGGCGGCACTGGCGGGGAATCCGTCTTCCAGGCAAACGCCGGCGGCACCATCACCACCAGCACCGGCACCGGCGGCAACGGCGGTAGCGGCACCGGCTCAGGCAACACCGGCGGCAACGGCGGCTCCGCCGACCTCACGGTTCCCCCTCCCGCCGTCGTAACGGGAGACGTGATCATCGGTACACCCGGCGCGAATGTGCCGTGA
- a CDS encoding sulfotransferase family protein yields the protein MKAIHFISGLPRSGSTLLAALLRQNPRFQAGMSGPLAGLFGALLDEMSGRNEFSVFIDDAKRERILRGLFDDFYADSTAEVIFDTNRGWCAWMPAIARLFPDAKVIACVRELQWVVDSIERLIQRNVFSPSSIFNYSAGGTVYSRAQQVVAPDGMVGGPYDALKQACYGAQRDRLLLLQYETLSTDPAKAMQAVYSFLGEPVFDHDFSNVQYDVTEFDERAGTPGLHTVRPMVKAEQRDTLLPPDLFDRFIHDAFWRDPEGIPPGLMIV from the coding sequence GTGAAAGCCATTCATTTCATCTCGGGTCTGCCGCGTTCGGGTTCGACGCTGCTAGCCGCGTTGCTACGCCAGAACCCGCGGTTCCAGGCGGGAATGTCGGGTCCGTTGGCGGGCCTGTTCGGTGCCCTGCTCGACGAGATGAGCGGGCGCAACGAGTTCTCGGTGTTCATCGATGACGCCAAGCGCGAGCGCATCCTGCGCGGGCTGTTCGACGACTTCTATGCGGACTCCACCGCCGAGGTGATCTTTGACACCAATCGCGGCTGGTGTGCGTGGATGCCGGCGATTGCGAGACTGTTTCCCGATGCGAAAGTGATTGCCTGCGTGCGTGAACTGCAGTGGGTGGTGGACAGCATCGAGCGGTTGATCCAACGCAACGTCTTCAGCCCGTCGTCGATCTTCAACTACAGTGCCGGCGGAACGGTCTATAGCCGCGCTCAACAAGTGGTGGCGCCCGATGGCATGGTCGGCGGCCCTTACGATGCCCTCAAGCAGGCCTGCTACGGCGCGCAACGGGATCGACTGTTGTTGCTGCAGTACGAAACCCTGAGCACCGACCCGGCCAAGGCGATGCAGGCCGTCTACTCGTTTCTCGGCGAGCCGGTGTTCGACCACGACTTCAGCAACGTCCAATACGACGTCACCGAGTTCGACGAGCGCGCCGGCACGCCCGGACTGCACACCGTGCGCCCCATGGTCAAGGCTGAACAGCGCGATACGTTGCTACCGCCGGACCTGTTCGACCGCTTCATCCACGACGCCTTCTGGCGCGACCCGGAGGGGATTCCCCCCGGGCTGATGATCGTGTGA
- a CDS encoding bestrophin family protein, which produces MIQYDSHKWLDHFFDIRGSLVREIIGRVSLCVAWSAAVVAFHNYVAPVGMPIQLHTLMGLALGLLLVFRTSSSYDRFWEGRKLWGGIVNETRNLVRSASVYIKGDPALVARLTRWTAAFAWAAMHRLRGTEGLGPQITELPPAEAQKAIDAQHPALAVAGNMSDCLREARERGLISDIMLTSMDQNIQLLVDYLGGCERIHKTPMPFAYAVHLRRALVLYCFTLPFAMVDTFGWTTIVDVLIIAYTFFGIEEIGVEIESPFGDDANDLPLEDICETIHKNVYAQAGI; this is translated from the coding sequence ATGATCCAATACGATTCGCACAAATGGCTGGACCACTTTTTTGACATCCGCGGCTCGCTGGTCCGGGAGATCATCGGCCGAGTCTCCCTATGCGTCGCCTGGTCGGCGGCGGTCGTGGCCTTTCACAACTATGTCGCGCCGGTCGGCATGCCCATCCAGCTGCACACACTAATGGGCCTCGCCCTTGGTCTCCTTCTGGTTTTCCGCACCAGCTCCAGCTATGACCGTTTCTGGGAGGGGCGCAAACTATGGGGAGGGATCGTGAATGAAACACGGAACCTCGTCCGGAGCGCCAGCGTGTACATCAAGGGGGATCCGGCGCTGGTCGCCCGACTCACTCGATGGACAGCTGCCTTTGCCTGGGCGGCCATGCACCGCCTGCGCGGTACCGAAGGCCTCGGACCGCAAATCACCGAACTTCCGCCCGCCGAGGCGCAGAAGGCGATCGACGCCCAACATCCCGCTCTCGCTGTCGCCGGCAACATGTCCGACTGCCTCCGGGAGGCCCGCGAGCGCGGCCTGATCTCTGACATCATGCTCACGTCGATGGACCAGAACATTCAGCTCCTGGTCGACTACCTCGGCGGCTGCGAACGAATTCACAAAACGCCGATGCCCTTCGCCTACGCCGTTCACCTGCGCCGGGCCCTTGTGCTCTATTGCTTCACCCTCCCGTTCGCCATGGTCGACACCTTCGGCTGGACCACAATTGTCGACGTCCTGATCATCGCTTACACATTCTTCGGCATCGAGGAAATCGGCGTCGAGATTGAAAGCCCCTTCGGCGATGACGCGAATGACCTTCCGCTCGAGGACATCTGCGAAACGATTCACAAGAACGTTTACGCCCAGGCAGGCATTTAG
- the sepX gene encoding divisome protein SepX/GlpR: MPSIPQSLLWISLVVLWLFVLVPMLISKRDAVRRTSDLALATRVLNGGAGARLLKRTGPAAGHRSDPDWKPEEDWDTEPIDGAFADADTDHAADDADTDELISQRSAVTAMARADQVAEAADAEPDYLDVDVIDENAPALPVGASAAQSQGPALLAVEPEAIDEHDVEHDDLADDEYEYVEDSSGLEPEEDDDEMDAAPPVYPVGVNRRLRFDNKTAAAVSARKYTFRKRVLVAMAVVLVGSAIAAFEVTPTAWWLCAFATTVTLMYLFYLRRQTKIEEKVRRRRMQRMARSRLGVENTQDREYDLVPSRLRRPGAVVLEIDDEDPIFEHLDYAVPMRNYGWPRDLPRAVGQ, translated from the coding sequence ATGCCAAGCATCCCGCAATCGTTGTTGTGGATCTCGCTTGTGGTGCTGTGGTTGTTCGTGCTGGTGCCGATGCTGATCAGCAAGCGCGACGCGGTCCGGCGCACCAGCGACCTGGCCCTGGCGACCAGAGTGCTCAATGGCGGTGCCGGTGCCCGCCTGCTCAAGCGGACCGGTCCGGCGGCCGGTCACCGCAGCGACCCCGACTGGAAGCCCGAGGAAGACTGGGACACCGAGCCGATCGACGGCGCCTTCGCCGACGCTGACACCGATCACGCGGCCGACGACGCCGACACCGACGAATTGATTTCCCAGCGATCGGCCGTCACCGCGATGGCACGGGCCGATCAGGTGGCCGAGGCCGCCGACGCCGAGCCCGACTACCTCGACGTCGACGTGATCGACGAGAACGCGCCTGCGCTGCCGGTGGGTGCCAGCGCGGCACAGTCTCAGGGGCCGGCGCTGCTTGCGGTCGAGCCCGAGGCAATCGACGAGCACGATGTCGAGCACGACGACCTTGCTGATGACGAGTACGAGTACGTCGAGGACTCCTCCGGGTTGGAGCCCGAGGAAGACGACGACGAGATGGACGCCGCGCCACCGGTCTACCCGGTCGGTGTCAACCGGCGCCTCCGGTTCGACAACAAGACCGCCGCGGCGGTCAGCGCCCGCAAGTACACGTTCCGTAAGCGGGTGCTGGTGGCGATGGCGGTTGTGCTGGTCGGGTCGGCGATCGCCGCCTTCGAGGTAACGCCGACGGCGTGGTGGCTGTGCGCGTTTGCGACCACAGTCACCTTGATGTACCTGTTCTACCTGCGGCGGCAGACCAAGATCGAGGAGAAGGTGCGCCGGCGCCGGATGCAGCGGATGGCGCGCAGCCGGCTGGGCGTGGAGAACACCCAGGACCGCGAATACGACCTGGTTCCCTCGCGGTTGCGTCGCCCGGGCGCGGTGGTCTTGGAGATCGACGACGAGGACCCGATTTTCGAGCACCTGGACTATGCGGTGCCGATGCGCAACTACGGTTGGCCTCGCGACCTGCCGCGCGCTGTCGGACAGTAG
- a CDS encoding GNAT family N-acetyltransferase, producing the protein MNLLRSNSRHPGWPLSMGPLRVAAGVIRLRPVRMRDGAQWSRIRLADRAKLEPWEPSTDGDWSVRHSVAAWPAVCSGLRAEARKGRMLPYVIELDGQFCGQLTIGNVTHGALRSAWIGYWVSSEHTGGGVATGAVALGLDHCFGPVMLHRVEATVRPENAASRAVLAKAGFREEGLLRRYLEVDRGWRDHLLVALTVEEVYGSVASTLVRAGRASWL; encoded by the coding sequence GTGAACCTGTTGCGATCCAATTCCCGCCATCCTGGCTGGCCGCTGAGCATGGGACCGCTGCGAGTCGCGGCCGGGGTGATCCGGTTGCGGCCGGTGCGCATGCGCGATGGCGCGCAGTGGAGCCGGATCCGGCTGGCCGACCGTGCGAAGTTGGAGCCGTGGGAGCCCAGTACGGATGGTGACTGGTCGGTGCGTCACTCCGTGGCTGCGTGGCCGGCGGTGTGCTCGGGGCTGCGCGCCGAGGCGCGCAAGGGGCGGATGCTGCCCTACGTGATCGAGTTGGACGGGCAGTTCTGCGGGCAGCTCACCATCGGCAATGTCACGCACGGTGCGTTGCGGTCGGCGTGGATCGGCTACTGGGTGTCCAGTGAGCACACCGGCGGCGGGGTGGCCACGGGTGCGGTCGCCTTGGGGCTCGACCACTGCTTCGGCCCGGTGATGCTGCACCGGGTCGAGGCCACCGTCCGCCCGGAGAATGCCGCCAGCCGCGCTGTGCTGGCGAAAGCAGGCTTCCGCGAAGAGGGCCTGCTGCGGCGGTATCTGGAAGTCGACCGCGGCTGGCGCGACCACCTGCTGGTGGCGCTGACCGTGGAAGAGGTTTACGGATCGGTGGCATCGACGCTGGTGCGGGCCGGTCGTGCCAGCTGGCTCTGA
- the glp gene encoding molybdotransferase-like divisome protein Glp, translated as MRSVEEQQARISAAAVAPRPIKVAIAEAQGLLCAEEVVTERPLPGFDQAAIDGYAVRSVDVLGVGDSGPLEAVGDDGVAGVREVVTLPVMGTIEAGTRTPSRLQPKQAARVQTGAPLPTLADAVLPLRWTDGGMNRVRILRGAPSGAYVRRAGDDVQPGDVAVRSGTIIGPAQVGLLAAVGRERVLVHPRPRVSVMAVGGELVDISRSPGNGQVYDVNSYALAAAARDAGAEVNRVGIVSNNPKELGEIVEGQLNRAEVLVIAGGVGGAAAEAVRAVLSELGDMEVVRVAMHPGSVQGFGQLGRDGVPTFLLPANPVSALVVFEVMVRPLIRLSLGKRHPMRRIVQARTLSPITSVAGRKGFLRGQLMRDQESGEYLVQALGGAPGASSHLLATLAEANCLVVVPSGAEQIRTGEIVDVAFLAQHG; from the coding sequence GTGCGTTCTGTGGAGGAGCAACAGGCACGGATATCGGCAGCGGCGGTGGCCCCCAGGCCCATCAAAGTTGCGATCGCCGAGGCCCAGGGGCTGCTGTGCGCCGAAGAGGTCGTGACCGAGCGCCCGCTCCCCGGTTTCGACCAGGCCGCCATCGACGGATACGCGGTGCGCAGCGTCGACGTGCTCGGGGTCGGTGATTCGGGGCCCCTGGAGGCCGTCGGCGACGACGGCGTCGCCGGGGTTCGCGAGGTGGTCACCCTGCCGGTGATGGGGACCATCGAGGCCGGTACACGGACTCCGAGCCGGCTGCAGCCGAAGCAGGCGGCTCGCGTGCAGACCGGTGCGCCGCTGCCGACCCTCGCGGACGCCGTGCTGCCGCTGCGCTGGACCGACGGCGGAATGAACCGGGTTCGGATTCTGCGTGGGGCGCCCTCGGGTGCCTATGTGCGACGCGCCGGTGACGACGTGCAACCGGGGGATGTGGCGGTACGGTCCGGGACGATCATCGGCCCCGCGCAGGTGGGGCTGTTGGCGGCGGTCGGCCGCGAACGCGTGCTGGTGCATCCGCGCCCGCGGGTGTCGGTGATGGCGGTCGGCGGCGAGCTGGTCGACATTTCCCGCAGTCCCGGCAACGGTCAGGTCTACGACGTGAACTCCTACGCGCTGGCGGCGGCGGCACGCGATGCCGGGGCCGAGGTCAACCGCGTCGGGATCGTCAGCAACAACCCGAAGGAACTCGGCGAGATCGTCGAGGGCCAGCTCAACCGGGCCGAAGTGCTAGTGATCGCCGGCGGGGTGGGCGGTGCGGCAGCAGAGGCCGTCCGTGCCGTGCTGTCTGAACTCGGTGACATGGAGGTTGTGCGGGTGGCCATGCATCCGGGTTCGGTGCAGGGCTTCGGTCAGCTCGGCCGCGACGGCGTGCCGACGTTTCTGTTGCCGGCCAACCCGGTCAGCGCCTTGGTGGTCTTCGAGGTGATGGTGCGGCCGCTGATCCGGCTGTCCCTGGGCAAGCGGCATCCGATGCGCCGCATCGTGCAGGCCCGCACCCTGTCGCCGATCACCTCGGTGGCTGGTCGCAAAGGGTTTCTCCGCGGGCAGCTGATGCGCGATCAGGAGAGCGGCGAGTATCTGGTGCAGGCGTTGGGTGGAGCGCCGGGAGCGTCCTCGCATCTGCTGGCCACACTTGCCGAGGCGAACTGTCTGGTCGTGGTACCCAGTGGGGCCGAGCAGATCCGTACCGGCGAAATCGTCGACGTCGCCTTCCTGGCTCAGCACGGCTGA
- a CDS encoding UTP--glucose-1-phosphate uridylyltransferase: MSRPEIPIPFTAIVPAAGLGTRFLPATKTVPKELLPVVDTPGIELVAAEAADAGAERLVIITSEGKDGVVAHFVEDLVLEGTLEARGKKAMLAKVRRAPALIKVESVVQAEPLGLGHAISCVEPTLAADEDAVMVLLPDDLVLPTGVLETMAQVRAEHGGTVLCAIEVSADEISAYGVFDVESIPGGDNQDVLRVKGMVEKPKAADAPSLFAAAGRYVLDRAIFDALRRIERGAGGEVQLTDAIALLISEGHPVHVVVHRGSRHDLGNPGGYLKAAVDFALDRDDYGPELRRWLVARLGLTEQ, from the coding sequence ATGTCACGACCAGAGATCCCGATCCCGTTTACGGCGATCGTCCCCGCCGCCGGCCTGGGCACCCGTTTTCTTCCCGCGACGAAGACAGTGCCCAAGGAGTTGCTGCCCGTCGTCGACACCCCCGGAATCGAGCTAGTGGCCGCCGAAGCCGCCGACGCCGGCGCCGAACGTCTGGTGATCATTACTTCCGAGGGCAAAGATGGCGTCGTCGCGCACTTCGTCGAGGACCTGGTGCTCGAGGGCACCCTGGAAGCCCGTGGCAAGAAGGCGATGCTGGCCAAGGTCCGGCGCGCTCCAGCACTGATCAAGGTCGAGTCCGTCGTGCAGGCCGAACCGCTGGGACTGGGCCACGCGATCAGTTGTGTGGAGCCGACCCTGGCGGCCGACGAGGACGCGGTGATGGTGCTGCTGCCCGACGACCTGGTGCTGCCCACCGGCGTGTTGGAGACGATGGCGCAGGTGCGGGCCGAGCACGGTGGCACGGTGCTGTGCGCCATCGAGGTGTCGGCCGACGAGATCAGCGCCTACGGCGTTTTCGATGTCGAATCGATTCCCGGTGGCGACAACCAGGACGTGCTGCGCGTCAAGGGCATGGTCGAAAAGCCCAAGGCCGCAGACGCGCCGTCGCTGTTCGCGGCCGCCGGACGCTACGTGCTGGACCGCGCGATTTTCGACGCCCTGCGCCGCATCGAACGCGGCGCCGGGGGAGAAGTGCAGCTCACCGATGCCATCGCGCTGCTGATCTCCGAGGGCCATCCGGTCCACGTCGTCGTGCATCGCGGATCCCGACACGACTTGGGAAATCCCGGCGGCTACCTCAAGGCTGCGGTTGACTTTGCATTGGATCGTGACGACTACGGCCCGGAACTGCGGCGGTGGTTGGTGGCGCGATTGGGCCTGACCGAACAGTAG
- a CDS encoding 5-formyltetrahydrofolate cyclo-ligase: MVTASKWAWRRQIKAARRLVSDEQHRAEARMLHNHLEMAVTPGSTVCAYVPVGSEPGTADMLDELLLYADRVLLPVARTTHDDTPLPLRWGEYRPGELATGLWGLQEPPQPWLPESALADAELVLLPALAVDRRGVRLGRGGGFYDRSLAARAPRSRLVAVVRDTELVDQLPSEPHDVLMTHALTPERGLVALADPGMIAITWRF, from the coding sequence ATGGTTACCGCGAGCAAGTGGGCCTGGCGGCGACAGATCAAGGCGGCGCGGCGCCTGGTCTCCGACGAACAACACCGCGCCGAAGCACGGATGCTTCACAACCACCTCGAAATGGCGGTAACCCCAGGTAGCACCGTGTGCGCATATGTCCCGGTGGGTTCGGAGCCGGGCACCGCGGACATGCTCGATGAACTGCTGCTCTACGCGGACCGGGTGCTGCTGCCGGTGGCGCGCACCACGCACGACGACACCCCGCTGCCGTTGCGGTGGGGCGAGTATCGCCCCGGGGAGCTCGCGACCGGGCTGTGGGGCCTGCAGGAACCGCCCCAACCGTGGTTGCCGGAATCCGCCCTGGCCGATGCCGAGCTGGTACTGCTTCCGGCGCTCGCGGTCGACCGCCGAGGGGTGCGGCTGGGCCGGGGCGGCGGCTTCTATGACCGCTCGCTGGCTGCCCGCGCCCCCCGATCGCGTCTGGTGGCGGTCGTGCGGGACACCGAATTGGTCGACCAGTTGCCCTCGGAGCCGCATGACGTGCTCATGACGCATGCGCTCACCCCGGAACGCGGGCTGGTTGCGCTGGCCGACCCGGGAATGATCGCCATCACGTGGCGGTTCTAG
- a CDS encoding FmdB family zinc ribbon protein translates to MPTYSYLCTECGDRFDKVQAFTDDALTTCEKCSGRLRKLFNSVGVVFKGSGFYRTDSREAGKKDESSSKGSSAASNSGPSSGSSESKSSGSTEKASSSATASTATAAS, encoded by the coding sequence GTGCCGACGTACAGCTACCTGTGCACCGAATGCGGAGACCGCTTCGACAAAGTGCAGGCGTTCACCGACGACGCGCTGACCACCTGTGAGAAGTGCTCGGGTCGCCTGCGCAAGCTGTTCAACTCGGTAGGGGTGGTGTTCAAAGGCAGCGGCTTCTACCGCACCGACAGCCGTGAGGCTGGCAAAAAGGACGAGAGTTCGTCGAAAGGCTCGTCTGCTGCGAGCAATTCGGGCCCGAGTTCGGGCTCCAGTGAAAGCAAGTCGTCTGGGTCGACCGAAAAGGCTTCCAGCAGCGCAACTGCCTCTACCGCGACCGCGGCCAGTTAG